In one Candidatus Methanoperedens sp. genomic region, the following are encoded:
- a CDS encoding right-handed parallel beta-helix repeat-containing protein, producing the protein MFENKKCRGRALGIAVGITALVLLMVGGVSASAGWFINDTATGGDCTSIGTWNAASKTCTLTTDLTGTIEIDSDGITLSGNGHTITGSSTGNGIYLSGRNGVTIKNTNVRNFSHGIYLDSSNNNTLNGNNASNNTYGITLYSSSNNTLSGNNVSNNAAGIALSIFNSNNTLSGNNVSNNYDYGIILDHSSNNTLSGNNANSNNYNGIYLSGSNSNMLSGNNANSNTYNGIYLSIFNSNNTLSGNNANSNTYNGIYLSSSSNNTLSGNKANSNNDYGIYLLSSSNNNIYNNAFNNTNNFGLGTVESNIWNTAKTSGTNIVGGSYLGGNFWAYPNGTGYSKTCTDNNGDGICDSTYTLDGSNIDYLPLAYKFTSTSTANVSILDFSFQPQTINVAAGTTVTWTHLGSATHTVTSDTGLFDSSFLSHGQTFSRTFNDAGNYDYHCSIHLSMTGRVAVSSPAVTPTPTPTPTPTPAPTPTPVPLLVSSITPNSRNAQVGTPVTIFMSVINGGTASATGVRVAQASGLPVTVTYQQWNGTAFTGSPNTPVDMPAGVLANFVLTINATQAFSTSSLTFNVSGTNAAAAPISGVNTLTISASTVPSADVIMMSTSLAVSTAVNTPAVFAVATANVGGANATGVSLVLSVPASISGLSYQINETYPANGTIKGPATGLTINVGATPTFAVFLTPTAAIANDPANNRITLQLVDGSGKIIGAQSVAVSTT; encoded by the coding sequence ATGTTCGAGAATAAAAAGTGCAGAGGGCGTGCCCTCGGGATTGCGGTGGGAATAACGGCGCTTGTGTTGCTGATGGTGGGCGGGGTGTCGGCAAGCGCAGGTTGGTTCATCAACGACACTGCAACAGGCGGGGACTGCACCTCTATTGGTACATGGAATGCTGCATCGAAGACCTGCACGCTGACAACTGATTTAACCGGAACAATAGAGATAGATAGCGACGGCATAACCCTTAGCGGCAATGGTCATACGATAACAGGAAGCTCTACAGGGAACGGGATTTATCTTTCAGGAAGAAACGGCGTCACGATAAAGAATACGAATGTCAGGAACTTTTCCCACGGCATCTATCTGGACTCTTCCAACAACAACACGCTGAACGGCAACAATGCCTCGAACAACACCTACGGCATAACTCTGTACTCTTCCAGCAATAACACGCTGAGCGGCAACAATGTCTCGAACAACGCCGCTGGCATCGCTCTGTCCATTTTTAACAGCAACAACACGCTGAGCGGCAACAATGTCTCGAACAACTACGACTACGGCATCATTCTGGACCATTCCAGCAACAACACGCTGAGCGGCAACAATGCCAATTCGAACAACTACAACGGCATATATCTGTCCGGTTCCAACAGCAACATGCTGAGTGGCAACAATGCCAATTCGAACACCTACAACGGCATATATCTGTCCATTTTTAACAGCAACAACACGCTGAGCGGCAACAATGCCAATTCGAACACCTACAACGGCATCTATCTGTCCTCATCCAGCAACAACACGCTGAGCGGCAACAAAGCTAACTCTAACAACGACTACGGCATCTATCTGCTCTCTTCCAGCAACAACAACATTTATAACAACGCTTTCAACAACACCAACAATTTTGGTCTTGGAACCGTAGAAAGCAACATCTGGAACACCGCCAAAACCTCCGGCACGAACATAGTCGGCGGCTCCTATCTCGGCGGCAACTTCTGGGCTTATCCGAACGGCACAGGCTATAGCAAGACCTGCACTGATAACAATGGCGATGGGATATGCGACTCAACATACACGCTTGATGGAAGCAATATCGATTATCTGCCACTTGCATACAAGTTCACTTCAACGTCCACCGCCAACGTCAGCATCTTAGATTTCTCTTTCCAGCCGCAAACCATAAATGTAGCCGCAGGAACTACAGTCACCTGGACTCATCTGGGCTCGGCAACTCATACAGTCACCAGCGATACCGGACTATTCGATTCAAGCTTTCTTTCTCATGGTCAGACGTTTTCCCGAACCTTCAATGATGCTGGAAATTATGATTATCATTGCAGCATTCATCTTTCCATGACAGGAAGAGTAGCCGTTTCCTCTCCGGCTGTCACACCAACCCCCACTCCAACTCCTACGCCAACCCCTGCTCCAACACCTACACCCGTGCCATTACTGGTATCCTCCATAACCCCGAACAGCAGGAATGCGCAGGTAGGCACGCCAGTCACGATATTCATGTCAGTGATTAATGGCGGAACAGCCAGCGCGACAGGCGTGAGGGTAGCACAGGCATCCGGTTTGCCTGTAACTGTAACCTACCAGCAGTGGAACGGCACTGCGTTCACAGGTTCGCCGAACACACCTGTGGACATGCCTGCAGGCGTCTTAGCTAACTTTGTGCTGACCATTAATGCAACACAAGCTTTCAGCACTTCATCGCTGACATTCAATGTATCTGGCACCAATGCAGCAGCAGCTCCTATAAGTGGAGTTAACACTCTGACCATCTCAGCAAGTACAGTGCCCAGTGCGGATGTTATCATGATGTCCACGTCATTAGCTGTAAGTACAGCAGTTAATACACCTGCTGTGTTTGCAGTAGCGACAGCAAACGTTGGGGGAGCCAATGCAACCGGGGTAAGCTTGGTCTTGAGCGTGCCGGCTTCGATAAGCGGATTATCTTATCAGATAAATGAAACCTATCCTGCGAACGGTACTATCAAAGGTCCGGCAACAGGATTGACCATTAACGTGGGCGCTACTCCGACCTTTGCAGTGTTCCTGACACCAACAGCAGCAATAGCCAACGACCCTGCAAACAACAGGATTACGCTTCAACTGGTAGATGGCAGCGGCAAAATAATAGGAGCACAGTCAGTGGCTGTATCGACTACATAG
- a CDS encoding ABC transporter ATP-binding protein → MIVLNNLTKTFTRKSFLGKKEKIVAVDHLNLNINKGEIFGLIGPNGAGKTTTIKILSTLILPDEGTVTVNGYNVKKDAEKVRENIGVLAGEFTRALYWRLSGRQNLEFFANLRNMRNIDKRIDELLEMFDLKDYENDLIMKYSTGMKHKLALAVALLNDPPILFLDEPLSGIDPVTTFQLKNMIKNKFRDKTVIWTSHNLYEIEEMCHRIALINKGKIVLEGQPEELKKKIWEYEKIAVRSNNASAFSSLGEIEGDLVMIKTKNITATFLNIMEVAKNNNIKINEIKTLKPSLEEIFMAGLKK, encoded by the coding sequence ATGATTGTATTAAATAATCTTACAAAAACTTTCACGAGAAAATCCTTTCTGGGAAAGAAGGAAAAAATTGTTGCAGTTGACCACTTAAACCTGAATATAAATAAGGGAGAAATTTTTGGTCTTATAGGACCAAATGGTGCAGGTAAAACCACAACCATAAAAATACTTTCAACACTCATTCTACCCGATGAAGGCACTGTGACTGTTAATGGCTATAATGTTAAAAAAGATGCGGAAAAAGTTAGAGAAAATATTGGTGTTCTTGCAGGCGAATTTACAAGGGCTCTATATTGGCGTTTGTCGGGGAGACAAAATCTAGAATTTTTTGCGAATCTGAGGAATATGCGGAATATAGATAAGAGAATTGATGAACTTTTAGAGATGTTCGACCTGAAAGATTATGAAAATGATCTCATTATGAAATATTCCACAGGAATGAAGCATAAGCTTGCCCTTGCAGTCGCATTATTAAATGATCCCCCAATACTATTCCTAGATGAACCACTGAGCGGCATCGACCCTGTGACAACGTTTCAATTAAAAAACATGATAAAAAACAAATTCAGGGATAAAACAGTTATCTGGACATCACATAACTTGTATGAGATTGAGGAAATGTGTCATAGAATAGCGTTGATAAATAAAGGGAAGATTGTTTTGGAGGGACAGCCAGAAGAATTGAAAAAAAAAATATGGGAGTATGAAAAGATTGCCGTGCGGTCAAATAATGCAAGTGCATTCTCCTCATTAGGAGAAATAGAGGGAGATCTTGTCATGATAAAAACAAAGAATATCACAGCCACATTTTTAAATATTATGGAGGTTGCAAAAAATAATAACATTAAGATCAATGAGATAAAAACCCTGAAACCAAGTCTTGAGGAAATATTCATGGCTGGTTTAAAAAAATGA
- a CDS encoding PqqD family peptide modification chaperone → MERAVNMYPTLSEDTTLNLSPKESIIWKLDTPHCYLNPIGAEILELCDGKHNIDEISKILAQRHDDHLSKVYGLVAKFLRESEKKGHVVFHNISPESHGTILGSREYFVPVDVSLTLTQRCDLMCKHCYVNAGKNLEEVLSTVEILKILNSVYDNGTRKIVLTGGDPFVRKDFLKILKFCSQKFLVVDISTNGYNIDSKLTSEIVDISKSGCCKFTASISLDGKLETHDSIRGVKGSWERAVKSAKLLSPHIPVSFTMTLNPKNLMEIEDVIKVAKKSGVRRLKVGMTISAGRAEGKNLELTKEQKNKANAMLIELSKKYTDENFYVKPWFESFETEVTLSDERKNCGAGYNMIAIDVYGNVKICLAFEYSIGNIFKTDLKQIYMSPLIDFFYQLKCPNKEMCGECQNFHICTACHAAAFVKSKNMDNCPWAIQWEKLPEAYKNPFK, encoded by the coding sequence ATGGAAAGAGCAGTTAATATGTACCCCACACTAAGTGAAGATACCACCCTAAACCTTTCTCCTAAGGAGAGTATAATCTGGAAATTGGATACACCTCATTGTTATCTTAACCCCATTGGTGCAGAAATATTAGAATTATGTGATGGAAAACATAATATTGACGAAATTTCTAAGATACTTGCCCAGAGGCATGATGATCATCTTTCTAAGGTTTATGGTCTTGTAGCTAAATTTTTGCGAGAAAGCGAAAAAAAAGGACATGTGGTTTTTCATAATATATCTCCAGAGAGTCATGGAACCATATTAGGTAGCAGAGAATATTTTGTGCCTGTGGATGTTTCTTTGACACTTACGCAAAGATGTGATTTAATGTGCAAACATTGTTATGTAAATGCCGGAAAAAATCTGGAGGAAGTCCTTTCCACTGTGGAAATATTAAAAATTCTAAATTCTGTTTATGATAATGGTACGAGAAAGATTGTGCTCACTGGAGGTGATCCCTTTGTTCGCAAAGACTTTCTTAAAATCTTGAAATTCTGCTCTCAAAAGTTCTTGGTTGTTGACATATCAACGAACGGATATAATATAGACAGCAAGTTAACAAGCGAAATAGTGGATATTTCCAAAAGTGGATGCTGTAAATTTACTGCAAGTATAAGTTTAGATGGAAAACTTGAAACACATGACTCCATAAGAGGGGTAAAAGGATCATGGGAGAGAGCGGTAAAATCTGCAAAACTTCTTTCCCCACATATACCCGTCAGCTTCACAATGACATTAAATCCTAAGAATCTTATGGAAATTGAAGATGTAATAAAGGTTGCTAAAAAAAGTGGTGTAAGAAGACTTAAAGTGGGTATGACGATTTCGGCAGGAAGAGCCGAAGGTAAAAACCTTGAATTAACAAAAGAGCAGAAGAATAAAGCAAATGCAATGTTGATTGAGTTAAGTAAAAAGTATACAGACGAAAATTTCTATGTAAAGCCCTGGTTCGAGAGTTTTGAAACTGAAGTGACTTTGTCTGACGAAAGGAAGAACTGTGGTGCAGGATATAATATGATAGCAATAGATGTTTACGGAAATGTAAAGATATGCCTTGCTTTTGAGTATTCAATAGGTAATATCTTTAAAACGGATCTAAAGCAAATATACATGTCTCCTCTTATTGATTTTTTCTATCAATTAAAGTGTCCTAATAAAGAAATGTGTGGTGAATGTCAAAATTTTCATATTTGTACAGCCTGTCATGCAGCAGCGTTTGTAAAATCGAAAAATATGGATAACTGCCCATGGGCCATTCAATGGGAAAAACTACCTGAGGCATATAAAAATCCGTTCAAGTGA
- a CDS encoding TraB/GumN family protein: MITVVCVRHVEDLNEKLRQVIVERMPSTVCVELDELGYNTLLGKTSKEEERYYFRKKMKENIYLRRGLRIETSLAAYQITSAKKTRYFNIGEEFKTAIRVATEIGAKIFPIDMDRSAVAELIGKRMSLKERINLFLGCLRGSLLDRAGVEKKRKECEKEGYEEIFARNYPVLKQILIDERNLYMAEKIRGIYKENSNMAVIIGNAHVEGICKALMDFDLEIIKLDNLRNICHY; encoded by the coding sequence ATGATTACCGTTGTATGCGTCCGGCATGTTGAAGATTTAAATGAAAAATTAAGACAAGTAATCGTGGAAAGAATGCCCTCCACTGTATGCGTGGAACTGGATGAGTTAGGGTATAATACTTTACTAGGTAAAACCTCCAAAGAAGAGGAACGTTATTACTTTCGTAAAAAAATGAAAGAAAACATATATTTAAGAAGAGGTTTAAGAATTGAAACAAGTCTTGCTGCCTACCAAATAACCAGTGCAAAAAAAACAAGATATTTTAATATTGGTGAAGAATTTAAAACAGCAATTCGTGTTGCAACGGAAATCGGTGCAAAAATTTTTCCGATAGACATGGATAGGTCTGCTGTTGCAGAACTTATAGGAAAGAGAATGTCACTTAAAGAGAGAATAAACCTTTTTTTGGGATGTTTGCGAGGATCATTGCTGGATAGAGCAGGGGTCGAAAAGAAAAGGAAGGAATGTGAAAAAGAAGGATACGAAGAAATATTTGCTAGAAATTATCCTGTCCTCAAACAAATTTTAATAGATGAGAGAAATCTGTATATGGCAGAAAAAATTAGAGGAATTTATAAGGAGAATAGCAACATGGCAGTGATTATAGGCAACGCCCATGTTGAAGGAATTTGCAAAGCATTAATGGATTTTGATCTAGAGATCATTAAACTGGATAATCTAAGAAATATATGCCACTACTGA
- a CDS encoding S-layer protein domain-containing protein: MTLNLIEDLDAEYSNPDRQGLYRKINCGTDTTKASMTLKVVENGHTSTEILIAFGGSLLPYDGSGEYDVVGWMGRPYVAVKGNAKKFSRIVIEQGNASSDKKILAVRKSGDVGDGWTLTANSIDAKASPRQVWFSLSKDGVKLYTCCRNRNPLTTCRLEKAGWLWGFLLSFWDCFL; the protein is encoded by the coding sequence ATGACATTAAATCTGATTGAAGACCTAGACGCTGAATATAGCAACCCTGATCGGCAGGGATTATACAGGAAAATCAATTGTGGTACGGATACTACCAAAGCAAGCATGACCTTAAAAGTAGTGGAAAACGGACATACTTCTACTGAGATACTCATAGCATTCGGTGGATCACTCCTTCCATACGACGGGTCCGGAGAATATGACGTCGTGGGCTGGATGGGCCGGCCATATGTTGCAGTCAAAGGCAATGCAAAGAAATTTTCAAGGATTGTGATCGAGCAGGGCAATGCGTCATCTGATAAGAAAATACTGGCTGTGCGCAAATCCGGGGATGTTGGAGATGGATGGACATTGACAGCCAACTCCATTGATGCCAAAGCTTCCCCAAGACAGGTATGGTTCTCTCTTAGCAAAGATGGGGTTAAACTCTACACCTGCTGCAGAAATAGAAACCCCTTAACAACGTGCCGCTTGGAAAAGGCAGGATGGCTCTGGGGATTCTTGCTTTCATTCTGGGACTGCTTTCTTTGA
- a CDS encoding ABC transporter permease, whose amino-acid sequence MTDKIRTISTFIKRDFMILSTYGLAITSMVLSTIFNLFYLALFGSMFKENNPSGIAMYGGGFISYMLVGSIGWSFLWSIVNATSSALSDEMKMGTLESIMQTKTSITTLIIAYTLSGCIFGAISTGIIFAAGYFFFGIVAYSDANIYTLVIFFLSILLMIGFGMIFGGLTLWMKDIGQTVPLIQTIVMFFSGVYFPITVLPEFFQPVAKYIPFYYSIEGLRISLVPTIQAIEIMKYIWILSGLSILFFFVGLYILHKGLNKAKKDGSLAFY is encoded by the coding sequence ATGACAGATAAAATAAGGACCATAAGCACGTTCATAAAACGAGACTTCATGATTTTGTCTACCTATGGATTGGCAATCACCAGCATGGTTCTTTCAACTATTTTTAACCTTTTTTATCTTGCACTTTTCGGTAGCATGTTTAAAGAAAACAATCCCTCAGGTATAGCCATGTACGGTGGGGGTTTTATTTCATATATGCTTGTAGGCTCAATTGGTTGGAGTTTCCTATGGAGTATAGTAAATGCCACATCCAGCGCACTGAGCGACGAGATGAAAATGGGAACACTGGAATCTATAATGCAGACGAAGACTAGTATAACTACTCTTATTATTGCATATACACTATCAGGTTGCATTTTTGGTGCTATTTCCACAGGAATCATTTTCGCAGCAGGTTATTTCTTTTTTGGAATTGTAGCTTATAGTGATGCAAACATTTATACTCTCGTCATATTTTTCCTGTCAATACTTCTTATGATAGGTTTTGGAATGATATTTGGCGGGTTGACACTTTGGATGAAAGATATAGGTCAAACAGTCCCATTAATTCAAACCATTGTGATGTTTTTTAGTGGTGTATATTTCCCTATAACCGTTTTGCCAGAATTCTTTCAACCTGTAGCAAAATATATTCCATTTTATTATTCTATTGAAGGATTAAGAATATCACTCGTGCCAACTATACAGGCTATAGAAATCATGAAATATATATGGATACTGTCTGGATTATCAATATTATTTTTCTTCGTAGGTCTTTATATTTTACATAAGGGACTAAATAAGGCAAAGAAGGATGGGAGTTTGGCATTCTACTGA